CCACGCGATCAACAACGTTATGCGTTCGAAGCCCAATTAGAATTAGCCTGCAAATTAGCGAAACCGGTTTTTTTACACGAACGCGATGCACACGATGATTTTGCAAAAATCCTCGAGCGTTATAAAAAAGATTTAGTCGATTACGTAGTGCATTGTTTTACCGGCGTAGAATCACAGCTGCAAACGTATTTAGAGTTAGAAGCGTACATTGGCATTACGGGTTGGATTTGTGATGATCGACGCGGTCATCATTTACATGAGTTTATTCAGCAAGTACCGGCTGATCGTTTAATGATAGAAACCGACGCACCGTATTTATTACCGCGTGATTTAAAACCAAAACCCAAATCACGACGCAATGAACCCATGCATTTATTACACATTTGCAATACGGTAGCCCGGTTAGTCAA
Above is a genomic segment from Gammaproteobacteria bacterium containing:
- a CDS encoding TatD family hydrolase, which encodes MQLIDIGANLTHESFQVDLNEVLTRARAQHVSAFIITGASLPGSQAALALAQQHDDLFATAGLHPHEAQHFSRTTLAQLQELAKDPKVVALGECGLDYNRDFSPRDQQRYAFEAQLELACKLAKPVFLHERDAHDDFAKILERYKKDLVDYVVHCFTGVESQLQTYLELEAYIGITGWICDDRRGHHLHEFIQQVPADRLMIETDAPYLLPRDLKPKPKSRRNEPMHLLHICNTVARLVNKTPLQVANETTATAQHFFRLP